A window of Longimicrobium sp. contains these coding sequences:
- a CDS encoding PKD domain-containing protein, with protein sequence MLTKLLRAAGAMVLAATLVSCSDGNMLAPTPGELRLTTASTGGVVISQVYGGGGNSGSVYKNDFIELFNSSASPVSLAGWSVQYASTTGTSWQVTALSGTIAPGGYFLVQEAAGTGGTTALPAANVVGTIPMGATGSKVALVSSITALTGSCPLGPSVIDFIGSGAANCFEGSGAAPAPSNANSNLRKADGCTDTDVNSADFVAVAAAPRNSASATRTCQAVPARPVVTVTIAPTDAAITVGTQQELVATGKDDSGNPVAGTTFTWTTSNAAVATVSSAGIVTAVAPGTATITATTPNNVSGSATITVSAASGSASNVRISEFHYDNDGTDTGEAVEIEGDAGGSLAGWSLVLYSGSTGSATQGQSYSTIVLSGTLPSTCGTHGVLSFPAAGLQNGDKDGFALVNAGGTVVEFLSYEGSFTATNGPAAGMTSTDVGVAETGTSAAGRSLQRAGNGTWYGPSASTFGACNPATPPLPQTGITFTGRHPTTDPALPIGMQDQLFATLRDAGTGATIPTVFAWTSETPLIATVDQDGVITAVSAGTATFRATATDGTTATYSLPMHVATASQTAQYGHNTEFGEPTDADASDDYLIRYAQFTSSFNKNRNTPNWVSYNIDATHFGAEDRCDCFTYDGILPADFPRYTTAAYTGAGTFHGYGIDRGHLARSFDRTAGSFDNAHTYYFSNIIPQAADNNQGPWALMENYLGDLARRDNKEVFVIAGVAGSKGTLKNEGRIVIPAQVWKVAVVMNRDQGLANVDSYDDVEVIAAILPNDAGIRNVQWETYKTTVDAVEAISGYDILAALPDRIERVVESGTRAPVAHVDGPYLGAEGSAISLSANGSTDPDGDALTYAWEFGDGTTGTGANPSHVYADNGAYIARVTVSDPSGAEDVASTSVTVVNVAPSLGAIADGLVARNVAYTAAGTIVDPGSDSWTVTADYGDGSGVQAVAVSGRGFTLSHSYATLGTYTVTVTVRDDDGDSDTKTAQVVVQNGAPSASAGSGYAGSEGSVISFNAAGSSDPDGDALTYSWSFGDGTTGTGANPTHVYADNGSYTATVTVTDAFGATDQATATVTVGNVAPSVHVFAGGTIFQGETFSGSTSFDDPGADQWTATVDYGDGTGTHALAISGRNLALSHSYSAAGTFTVTVTVRDNDGGVGTQTATVTVQSPAEGLQGLQAAVSTLERAGSLTSGNAQALLAKLRAADASLARGDETPAVNQLQAFVNQVNALVRSDRLTQAQADAMTAAARRIIRSIQM encoded by the coding sequence ATGCTGACGAAGTTGCTTCGGGCCGCAGGTGCGATGGTGCTGGCTGCTACGCTGGTGTCGTGCTCTGATGGAAACATGCTCGCCCCGACGCCGGGCGAGCTGCGGCTCACCACCGCTTCGACGGGCGGCGTCGTCATCAGCCAGGTGTACGGAGGGGGCGGGAACAGCGGCTCGGTCTACAAGAACGACTTCATCGAGCTCTTCAACTCCAGCGCGTCACCGGTCTCGCTGGCCGGCTGGTCGGTGCAGTACGCCAGCACCACGGGCACCAGCTGGCAGGTGACGGCGCTCTCGGGCACCATCGCCCCCGGCGGCTACTTCCTGGTGCAGGAAGCGGCGGGCACCGGCGGCACCACGGCGCTTCCCGCGGCCAACGTGGTCGGCACCATTCCGATGGGCGCCACCGGCAGCAAGGTCGCGCTCGTGAGCAGCATTACCGCGCTCACCGGCAGCTGCCCGCTCGGACCCAGCGTGATCGACTTCATCGGCAGCGGCGCCGCGAACTGCTTCGAGGGCTCCGGGGCCGCTCCGGCGCCGAGCAACGCCAACTCGAATCTCCGCAAGGCCGACGGCTGCACGGATACGGACGTCAACTCCGCGGATTTCGTGGCGGTTGCCGCCGCCCCGCGCAACTCGGCTTCGGCCACGCGGACCTGCCAGGCGGTGCCGGCGCGCCCGGTGGTGACCGTCACCATCGCGCCGACCGACGCCGCAATCACCGTCGGCACGCAGCAGGAGCTGGTGGCGACGGGCAAGGACGACTCCGGCAATCCGGTCGCCGGCACGACGTTCACCTGGACGACCAGCAACGCCGCGGTCGCCACGGTCAGCTCGGCCGGCATCGTCACCGCCGTCGCTCCGGGTACGGCGACGATCACCGCCACCACGCCGAACAACGTGTCCGGCAGCGCCACCATCACGGTGAGCGCCGCCAGCGGCTCGGCGAGCAACGTGCGCATCTCCGAGTTCCACTACGACAACGACGGCACGGACACGGGCGAGGCGGTCGAGATCGAGGGCGACGCCGGCGGCTCGCTCGCCGGGTGGAGCCTGGTGCTCTACAGCGGCTCGACCGGTTCGGCCACGCAGGGTCAGTCGTACTCCACCATCGTCCTTTCGGGCACCCTCCCCTCCACGTGCGGCACGCACGGCGTGCTCTCGTTTCCGGCGGCGGGGCTGCAGAACGGCGACAAGGACGGCTTCGCGCTGGTGAACGCCGGCGGCACCGTGGTCGAGTTCCTTTCCTACGAGGGTAGCTTCACCGCCACCAACGGGCCGGCCGCCGGGATGACCTCGACCGACGTGGGCGTCGCCGAGACGGGCACGTCCGCCGCGGGCCGCTCGCTGCAGCGCGCCGGCAACGGCACCTGGTACGGGCCCAGCGCCAGCACGTTCGGCGCCTGCAACCCGGCCACGCCGCCCCTTCCGCAGACGGGGATCACCTTCACCGGCCGTCACCCGACCACGGACCCGGCGCTGCCGATCGGCATGCAGGACCAGCTGTTCGCCACGCTGCGCGACGCGGGCACGGGCGCGACCATCCCCACCGTCTTCGCGTGGACTTCCGAGACCCCGCTGATCGCCACGGTGGACCAGGACGGCGTGATCACGGCGGTCTCGGCGGGCACGGCCACCTTCCGCGCCACGGCGACGGACGGCACCACGGCCACCTATTCGCTGCCCATGCACGTGGCGACGGCGAGCCAGACGGCGCAGTACGGCCACAACACCGAGTTCGGCGAGCCGACGGACGCGGACGCGAGCGACGACTACCTCATTCGCTACGCGCAGTTCACCTCGTCGTTCAACAAGAACCGCAACACCCCCAACTGGGTGAGCTACAACATCGACGCCACGCACTTCGGCGCCGAGGACCGCTGCGACTGCTTCACCTACGACGGCATTCTGCCGGCCGACTTCCCGCGCTACACCACGGCGGCGTACACCGGCGCGGGCACGTTCCACGGGTACGGCATCGACCGCGGCCACCTTGCCCGCTCGTTCGACCGCACGGCCGGGAGCTTCGACAACGCGCACACGTACTACTTCAGCAACATCATCCCGCAGGCCGCCGACAACAACCAGGGGCCGTGGGCGCTGATGGAGAACTACCTGGGCGACCTGGCCCGGCGCGACAACAAGGAAGTGTTCGTGATCGCGGGCGTCGCCGGCAGCAAGGGGACGCTGAAGAACGAGGGCCGCATCGTGATCCCGGCGCAGGTGTGGAAGGTGGCCGTGGTGATGAACCGCGACCAGGGCCTGGCGAACGTCGACAGCTACGACGACGTGGAGGTGATCGCCGCCATCCTGCCCAACGACGCGGGGATCCGCAACGTGCAGTGGGAGACGTACAAGACGACGGTGGACGCGGTGGAGGCGATCAGCGGCTACGACATCCTGGCCGCGCTGCCGGACCGCATCGAGCGGGTGGTTGAGAGCGGAACGCGCGCCCCGGTGGCGCACGTCGACGGGCCGTACCTGGGCGCCGAGGGCTCGGCCATCAGCCTGAGCGCCAACGGCTCCACCGATCCGGACGGCGACGCGCTCACCTACGCCTGGGAGTTCGGTGACGGCACCACGGGCACCGGCGCGAACCCGTCGCACGTCTACGCCGACAACGGCGCGTACATCGCCCGCGTGACGGTGAGCGATCCGTCGGGCGCCGAGGACGTGGCGAGCACTTCGGTGACGGTGGTGAACGTGGCGCCTTCGCTCGGCGCGATCGCGGACGGCCTGGTGGCGCGCAACGTCGCCTACACGGCGGCCGGCACCATCGTGGACCCGGGCAGCGACAGCTGGACCGTGACCGCCGACTACGGCGACGGCAGCGGCGTGCAGGCGGTGGCCGTCAGCGGCCGCGGGTTCACGCTCTCGCACAGCTACGCCACGCTCGGCACGTACACCGTCACGGTGACGGTGCGCGACGACGACGGCGACTCGGACACGAAGACGGCGCAGGTGGTGGTGCAGAACGGCGCGCCCTCCGCCTCGGCCGGCAGCGGGTACGCGGGGAGCGAGGGCTCGGTGATCTCGTTCAACGCCGCCGGGTCGTCGGATCCGGATGGCGACGCGCTGACCTACTCCTGGAGCTTCGGCGACGGCACCACGGGCACCGGGGCCAACCCGACGCACGTGTACGCCGACAACGGCAGCTACACGGCCACCGTGACGGTGACCGACGCCTTCGGGGCGACGGACCAGGCGACGGCCACCGTGACGGTGGGCAACGTGGCGCCGAGCGTCCACGTCTTCGCCGGTGGCACGATCTTCCAGGGTGAGACGTTCTCCGGGTCCACGTCGTTCGACGATCCGGGCGCGGACCAGTGGACCGCCACGGTGGACTACGGCGACGGGACCGGCACGCACGCGCTGGCCATCTCGGGGCGCAACCTGGCCCTCTCGCACAGCTACTCCGCGGCGGGCACGTTCACCGTCACGGTGACGGTGCGCGACAACGACGGCGGCGTGGGCACGCAGACGGCGACGGTGACAGTGCAGAGCCCGGCGGAGGGTCTGCAGGGGCTCCAGGCGGCGGTCTCCACGCTGGAGCGCGC
- a CDS encoding MBL fold metallo-hydrolase, which translates to MSLTRRDFLATSAVTLGAFAGHPFRLLAQAAQQPVFTPIRRNVGTFTMRGGTVGWLVNPRGVAVVDTQFPAEARALLAGLQERSRNRGVDVLINTHHHGDHTGGNGVFRGVARRVVAHGMADQHMRRAPQPPQPPQPPQQAQPAQQPPAQPAPPPPLYPDTIFSHTWSTAVGDERIVARHYGRGHTSGDAVITFERANVVHVGDLGFHRRHPVVDRAAGASMRNWARLLREVVDSHARDTIYIFGHAKEGLPVTGSGAELLQFRDYLQAVLAFVERHVAAGRSREEILAMRAALPGFEAWGPFGQAGARDPISVAYEEVTTGA; encoded by the coding sequence ATGTCTCTCACCCGCCGCGACTTCCTCGCCACCTCCGCAGTCACGCTCGGCGCCTTCGCTGGGCACCCGTTTCGCCTGCTGGCGCAGGCGGCGCAGCAGCCGGTGTTCACGCCGATTCGGCGCAACGTCGGCACGTTTACGATGCGCGGAGGGACCGTGGGGTGGCTCGTGAACCCGCGCGGCGTCGCGGTGGTGGACACGCAGTTCCCGGCGGAGGCGCGGGCGCTGCTGGCGGGGCTGCAGGAGCGGTCGCGCAACCGGGGCGTGGACGTGCTGATCAACACGCATCACCACGGGGACCACACGGGCGGCAACGGTGTGTTTCGCGGTGTGGCGCGGCGGGTGGTGGCGCACGGGATGGCGGACCAGCATATGCGGCGCGCCCCGCAGCCGCCGCAGCCGCCGCAGCCGCCGCAGCAGGCGCAGCCCGCGCAGCAGCCGCCAGCCCAGCCGGCCCCTCCACCGCCGCTTTACCCGGACACCATCTTTTCGCACACGTGGTCCACCGCGGTCGGCGACGAGCGCATCGTGGCGCGGCACTACGGGCGCGGGCACACGAGCGGCGACGCAGTCATCACCTTCGAGCGCGCGAACGTGGTGCACGTGGGCGATCTCGGCTTCCACCGGCGCCACCCCGTGGTGGACCGCGCGGCCGGCGCCTCGATGCGCAACTGGGCGCGGCTGCTGCGCGAGGTTGTGGACTCGCACGCGCGCGACACCATCTACATCTTCGGCCACGCCAAGGAAGGGCTGCCGGTCACCGGGAGCGGGGCCGAGCTGCTGCAGTTCCGCGACTACCTGCAGGCGGTGCTCGCGTTCGTGGAGCGGCACGTGGCGGCGGGGCGCTCGCGCGAGGAGATCCTGGCGATGCGCGCGGCGCTCCCCGGCTTCGAGGCGTGGGGGCCGTTTGGGCAGGCGGGCGCGCGCGACCCGATCAGCGTGGCGTACGAGGAGGTGACCACGGGAGCGTAG